Sequence from the Puntigrus tetrazona isolate hp1 chromosome 11, ASM1883169v1, whole genome shotgun sequence genome:
tttcatgggGCCCTAAACATGTATTTGTTAAACTTAATAAATGATTTGGGTTGAGACAAACTAAaacatggaataaaaaaaaaaggaatttggGGGGATTTTATAGGGCCctaattttatttgatctattttgcaattatcattattaaggtttataaagcacttttcattcttttctctctctttgatACATTTGTAATCGTTACTTTCCATAAAAGGTAAATAATTATGGTAATTAGCTAGTTTATTAATCAGTAACAGCTGATAAATCTCTGAAGCTGTGAGCATGAGTGACAGAAGACCAGATAGATCTTTCTTAGTCtgcttttgttaatgtttttaataaggaACATGACAGTAATGTGACTGAAGTCATTCTAGAATCTCCTGTAATCCTGACTGTGTGAATGAAGCTGAtgctcagagtgtgtgtgtgtgtgtgtgtgtgtgtgtgtgtgtgtgtgtgtgtgtgtgtgtgtgtgtgtgtgtgtgtgtgtgtgtgtgtgtgtgtgtgtgtgtgtgtgtgtgtgtgtgtgtgtgtgtgtgtgtgagagagagtgtgtgtgtgtgtgtgtgtgtgtgtgtgtgtgtgtgtgtgtgtgtgtgtgtgtgtgtgtgtgtgtgttgagagtgtgtgtgagagtgtgtgtgtgtgtgtgtgtagagtgtgtgtgtgtgtgtgtgtgtgtgagagtgtgtgtgtgtgtgtgtgtgagagagtgtgtgtgtgtgtgtgtgtgtgtgtgtgtgtgtgtgtgtgtgtttgagtgtgtgtgtgtgtgtgtgtgtgtgtgtgtgtgtgtgtatgtgtgtgtgtgtgtgtgtgtgtgtgtgtgtgtgtgtgtgtgtgtgtgtttgagtgtgtgttgttgtgagtgtgtgtgtgtgtgtgtgtgtgtgtgtgtgtgtgtgtgtgtgtgtgtgtgtgtgtgtgtgtttgtgtgtttcaggaccAGCTGCATAAACACAGATATCAGGTAAAGACAGCCTTTTGACCGAGAGTTAATCATTCTTACTGATCTGAATAAAACTGGGCAAACTCACATAAAAAGAAACTAGTCTATGTTCACACTTTTTTGCCTGTGTCTGTTTTACTGTAGAATCCTCGAGGAAACCAAAGATTAAAATGGTGAAGCTGCTGACAGATAAAGTGATCGTACTAGTCTAGAGCACAGGGAACATCGTTGTGAATCGACATTTTGTTCCCCGTTAACTTTAAAAGCTAATTTTTGACGCTTTCTTGACATTTTTGCAGCAGCCGTGACAGACTactgttgctatagcaacaaaaGACGCTCTCGGCTGCTTTTTGGTAAAAGACGCTGTCGGcgtttgatttttttctgagAACGTGTGAAAGCCGTGGTGTTTGTGTACCTGACGATGTTGGGGTGGTCGAACTGCTCGAGTCGTTTGAGCAGAGCCACCTCTCGCACCGTGGACAGGGGAAGGCCGTCCTGATTGGTCTGCACTCTCACGCTCTTCAGAGCCACAAACTGGCCGCTGTCTCGATCTCGAGCCTTGTAGACCGTCCCGTAAGCTCCTCCGCGATCTCCGCCACCGGCTCGTACTGCAGAGCGCTCTCTGAGCCATGACCTGcagaaaacacactcacacaggaGAGGACGCCTGAACCTTCTTTTTCAGGTGAACTTTAACGTTTGAGTAATATATCGATAGGCCAGGGCAAGAGATCATTACATAATCTGACATTATTTGTTTCCATTTGAAAGTAGACATTTCACtctctatagatatatatttaaagtctgTTTTTATAGTGAGAGCACACAAATAAAGACGTCAAAGGATGCATTACTTTTATCTGTATGACCAAAAAAGACAGTATTTTAAGAGAAAATGACCAGATAATTTGAGGTGGATGCTTGATAAGTGTTTGTACTGTATCCCCATAGACCAGCTGTGAACCATACCTGATGtgtgaattattgttttattactaaGCGACAAATTAAAGTTTGGTGGACTAACTATTAGTACACTATTAAAGGGCCtagtaattacactgtaacaagaacaccttGAAATGAAACGTTCCTCTCGGTGTAAACCGGGGTCTGGAGAGCTGACACTGTTTTTGAGGAAGGGGTCGGTGGTTTAAAAGGTTTGGGTGTATAACTGACCACTGTACTAGACAGCTGGTGAGATGCTTGCTGGACATGCTTTGAAGAACAAAAGCTGTCTGGAGTACTGTGGTAACGGGGTTGGCCTGTAACAGTCCCCCGCTCGCAGGAGGACAGGGATGAACAGATAACTAGCATCACTAACAGTCTGACTAAACTAACAGAGTCGATCACACGTCATCAGATCACATCCGCCGAGCTCGTGAACACGACATCAAACGACACCGCGCGCGCGCACAAACACCCGAGAAGAGTCACTCACCACGTTTCCTCGCGAGCACAGCTAGTTAAACTAGTTTAGAAGAGTAAAGCGAGCATCTCGCGCCTTCCGTCCGCCGCTGAGCCGTTTCTGTAGTGCGTGTCGTTGAATGGCGCGCTCGGCGGATATTTCATGAGTTTGTTTCacgaaagagtgtgtgtgagaaactcTGGCCTGTTTTCAGTCTGTCTCCATTCACTTCCTGTCTGATCTCAGGGCGGAGCGACTCGATCAGACCCTCACACACTTGAACCAATCACCTCACCTCCACAACACTCCTAAACTTACCTCAGTAACACACTTTAACCATTACACCTACCCCACTAACACTCTCTAAACCtttcaactttttaattaaaagtgcaCAACCAGACTTTATCAATAAACAgtttatacacaataaaattCTTTGATGATAGGAACATTCAGTTGTACATAAAAACTTTATCTTGGCTTCGAATTAAAACTCCTTTAAAATGAGCCACTTCTTTAAGCCCTTATCATTTTATGAGTAATGTGTAATAAGAATGAAATCCACTAACAGGCATAGTACACTTACAAAGAAAAGTAATGTGATTACAAATCTGACCAGTTTAGGTTCTTCTTGGAAACTTGGCTTTCTGTTAAAGTTAATGTAACTTTGACACTTAAAAAAGACATAATAGTTAAACATTGTTCATatgaatcaaatatttatttacttttgttatgttttttttttacagtgcctTTATACACTTTTTGAAGCGTCAGGGTTTTGGTTGCTTGTGCTTTCACATTTAGATTccaataaaagtgtttaattttgttgtttagAAATGACCAAAGTCTCTTGAGTttgacttcagtgtcacaagtaAAGATTGCAATGATGTCCTAAAAACACTGAATACATTAGCAATGAGATAGTATGGATTATACTATACACTATTTAGTAACGATTTAATATCCTTTACTGATTGCTATGAAAAGAAGACTAGTCCCGGGAGAACCACAAACTAGCTGGGGTGCTTTTGGTGCAGTATAAAGGAAAATGTTTCCCTGTGATaactaaacatttcaaaagcaaGCCTGAAGATAGATCTTGTACATTTACAGCTTATCCGTGCGTGTTTTCTGTTGGATTTAGCCTGAAGAAGGTAGAAATTCAGCTGATCATTAATGTCTTGGCAAGGTTTAGTTAAAGGTGATAGTCCTTCATCCAGAAATGTCTGTTAGAGAAGCTGAGATGTGAGTAGCTATTCTTAGATCATCAGGATAAAATGAGAGATTGAGTTGAGTGTCATCAGCATGTCAGTGATATGAAAAGCCATGTTTTTGAATGTGCCATTGAGACAGAGAATAGAAGTGGTCCAGAAACTGaaccctgaggcactccaggaGGTAGATGTTGTGACTTGGACACCTCACCCCTCCAAGGACCATCGCCAGGAGATACATCATATACAACATATGAGGCATACTGTCTTTCACAAAGTAGTTATTAGTGGTCAAGCAACAATATCCTGTAAGAGGCTGAAAGTACTCGACCTGCTCCAGTGAAATGCACTGAAATGATCAAATGCGCTGAAGCATTAacgatattaaaaataagtctGATTAACATAGCATGCTAACAAATATTTCacctaattaaacatttaatgatttcCTGGATTTAAATGATTCCTCTCTTCTTGATTACATTGTTCTGAGATTGATAAGAGTATGCCGTTTATCttaacatactgtatatctAAGTCGAACTTCTTcttaaacaagaacaaaaaatatgtaactTGATTATgtccttttgaattttttttttgttaattgttattGTGATCTCAGTGtccaaaacaaaaccaatataAAGCTGCATCTGCTACGAGACTCATAGTGAGCAGCGTTCCTCCTGTCCCTCGTGGTGTAATTTCCTCACCTGTATGACGCTGACAGAACAGTTTTATTTCATGGAAAACGTTTCATTTAAGTTCACTTGATTGCATGCATCTGTTAGCGTGTCATAAGACATGAGGAGCGGAAGCTCTGTAAGCCCCGCCCCTACAGAAGGAGTGTTAATGTTGATTTGCCGTCACCTTGATCTCTGAAGACCGTAGCTTTCACTGTTTCTGAGGATCATATCATCTGGACAGGGATCATGGCCTATCAGTGCAAACTGGCTGAGAAACTGGTCATTCTGAATGATCGGGGTCAAGGAGTGCTGATCAGGATGAACCACATCaaaaaggtgagagagaaatcGATTCTTGTAGTATTCTCAAACCAATGAAGAATACGAACATAGTCAGGACAGATTTTGGTTTGCTTGAATTCACGGTGAACGTGTGACTGATTGAGTTAACTGCAGACTGAACTGAATTAACTGCTATGTTTGTTGAATTGTTTTCAGAATTAAACAATGCTCAAATATCCTGCTGCTGAGTTTTTAtagtatgtgtttttataattcagCTTGAAAGAACCTTACAACtgttttattcaaaacttttaaaggttttttttcatgcattccAAAGAAAGTTAGTTCTATCTTAGTTTTGtagagaaagaggaagtgcaCAGAGGAAATGAACAGGACCTTTCAGGCCTCTCTGTAAACCACATCTCTCTCGCattcacttcctgtctgtctcAGAACAAGTGCTACACAAAAGGACTAATCCACTACCGAGCAATAAATCAATAGATTCATTCTCTGACTTCTGTTCCACTTTTTTTCCTTCAGGGTCTCTGCACTGCGTCTATGGTAAAGACTCGTAAAGGCCAAATGTTTTACAGGCcatacataattatttatttcaagcatATTTATCTAAGCTTGATAAGCAAATTAAAACTGGGCACATCTGAATGTCTCGAGTTTATATTATATCTTTGTACATCatgaaactttttatttagaatttttcaaaaaacctttttttgaacACACCCAAGGCCATGCATCTGTTATGAAAACCACTTCATCTTcaaacaattgaaaaaaagttaGTTGAGTTAAGGTTAAGTCGAACCATTCttaattattatgcaaaatttgacaaaaaatgttaattttgaaaTGGTATTACCATATCATTACTGTGTCTTCTGCTAATCGCATTTGATTAATTGACAGATTCCTTCAAACATACAGAAAAGAACCATAATTATGTTCAAACTTGCAGTCTGACATTTTAAGTCGTTAAAAtcgctcttttttttccttttttgactCACAGAAGAGTATTGGGCTGGTTTTCACTggatttgattcagatcagttTAAGATCATGCCATACGTTTGTGAGAAAGAATTAAATCACGTTACAAGTGATTGTGTTTagtgtatactgtatacaaaacagtatttttgaaAGTATCAGGAGGATGGCTTCCCCAACGTCTATTTTCTCCCTCATCTATCCAAAGCATCTTTCCTTTGACTCACTGAGAACTCTAAGGTCTATTTACTAACTAAACGTTTACATCATGTCCTGATCAAGGCATCCTTCATCATTCAGCATCAAGGGAAGGAATAGTTTGGGGTGGTTTGGTATTGTGggttaaatgtgaatttttatgcatttgggttttttttctgtttttttcaggtATGCACAGACCCAAAACGAAGACCATCAAACCTGACTGACAAAAGCATGGAATCTGCCGTAAAATACATTAACAGAAAATTCCCCAACATTGACATCAGGGGCGGCAGTGTGAgtattcacaaataaaaacagattcagtGTTGTCTTTGTACTTGACTCTTGGTCTTGAGTATTCAACTTCCTATTTTTCGATCATATGTTTCTGCAGCAACATCTGAGCAGCATACAGAAGCAGAAGTCAGCCATATTGGAGGGTCTGCACAGTTATTATGAGTCCTTCATGGATGTCATGGAGTTTAGGTAAGAATGTCAGTGGATTAAACTCCTTGTCAAGTTCATTTGCTGATCATCTTAGTGATATTACCAGGCAGCAGTTTCTATGCAACTACAACTTACTTCAGCACTTTTTTGGAGCATTTCTGAGGAAAAAcgttgatacatttttttgctgaaatgtttGTGTGGCTTATTTTCTCTGTAGGACCATGTTTATGAGTTGCTCAACACCATAGATGCCAGCCAGTGCTTCTTTAATATAGTAAGTACGACTCTTGAAGACAagatagaaaataaaaagaggcaGAGAAGCTCTTACATTAATCTGTGGTCATCGTCCATTTCAGACTGTAAATTTTGACTTCACCAAGAACTACCTGGACCTTATTGTCACCTACGCCTCAGTCATTTACATGTTGTCCCGCATCGATGACAAGAAGGCGATTGTGGGAATGTATAACAGTGCCTATGAGTTCTCGAATGGAAACAGGTGAGTACTTTTTACACACAGTCACAGTGCTTTGTGTTCTCACAGCCATTGAATCTACacaaacttacatttaaatgtgtatggGAAGTGTTTGTACACATCCgtcctataatgataaaaatccacccatccatccatatgtttctgagattcctgtcagaatgacatagttctgcacaggcccctcccactaTGACCATCTTAGACCCGCCCTGAGCACGCTGTCATCAGTCTGTCATTGTTTCGACTCGATATAGCACCCTgaaacagagctgattttgacagagtagagaatgtgtttttttaactacCATTGCAGAATTTTAACCATAGTATGTTATAGACCCTAAAGAATAGGAACCAAAACAACTGACTTATATTCAAGTTCTCATAGTAGACTCTCATACCTTTATTTGCTCCCATTTAGGATAAGTTTAATTAAACTCTGCATTGATTTACATTCTGAGCGTGTTACTGAGCAGATTCGTGCAGTTAGAGACAGATCACTGTTTTACTTCAAGACATTATGAAAAACATTCCACCCCAAATAAAGACTTTGTCATTAATCTCTTACCTCCATATCATTCCAAACTAAAAGCTTTGATCgtcttttaagtttaaaaaaaaccctttttttcacatgctgtatactattgtttctcctctaagctcCGCCTCCTGAAACAGGgattgatttgtacaaagctcatcctTCTAAAATAGCAAGTGTGTGCTATCTAGTGCATTGTGATTGAATAGTTTGGTGAAATGTCAGCTGAAAAATCTACAGTGCTAAAGAGAAAAGAATATttgaaatcacatcatatgacccttttaatgacaagattttcattttagtatgtAGTAATCCTTTAACTGTTATAATTTTTATGGTAaaggaaatgtacaaaagcGTGACTCTTTATATCCATCCATCTGAATTCATCCACATTATCAACTAGAGATTTTTGGCTTGAACCCGTCTTTTGAATAtcagaaatatataatagtagactgtatgattgtgtgtgtgtgtgtgtgtgttataactACGCAGCGATCCTCGTTCCTCGACTTGGACAGATGTTCATAGAATACGATCATCCCTGGAAGAAACTGTCTGAGGAGTTTGGTCCTCACACCAAGGTCTGTCTCCTTTAGATACACCGCAGCTCTGTGATATCCATATATTTAGATGTCGttaacaaaatacttttttttaacggACAATTAAgtaatgcaaatgttttcagtCTACCCTTTGATCCGTTCATCAGCACCAGTCTAATTATATTCTAGCGCTTAGCCGTATTAAAGAGCAGTGAATACTGTACAGATCACTGTAGAGTTCAGTGTGTGAAGGGCTGTGTTGTGGGTCAGTCCGTCACAGAGGCTCTCCTCACGCTGCTCCTGGTGTATCCTCGGAGGAATCTTTCTGCAGACCAGTGGCGCAGCGCTCAGCTCTTGTCTCTTCTGGCGTCTCCCGCCACCATGCTGAGCCCCGCGTGCTGCGACACCGTGCACGTACAGATCACACACAATATCAggaaacagtgtgtgtgtgtgaaggactGACACCGATCGTCATTTTCAGATGGCTTGTGAGTATCTGTCCATGGAGGTGATGGAGCGCTGGATCCTCAGTGAGTATCTGCTATGTACAAGGAGGCGTGAGATTTCAGTACAATCTTCAGATATTTGATaaacatgtcatttatttttcaaattgaaaGCAAATAACTACAGAAGCAAAAACATGACGCTTTGAACTTGGTTCTCATTCACTGTCCGTGTGTGCAATCTGTTTACtaatgtttacacaaagaaGTCGTGATTCATCAGATTCTGGCATTAAAAACATGTTCTCTGTTATCTCATGGTCGCGTCAGTCGGCTTCATGTTGTGCCACAGCAGTCTAAATACCAATGCTAACTCTCAGACTTTATGGAAGATGGCCCTCCGTAACGGCCTGTACATCACAGTCATCAGAGACGAGGTTCTCAACATGCACAAGCTCTCGGAGGAGTTCTTCGACGGTCTCAAAGGGTAATGCATGCAGTTCACAGCAGACCATGTGCATCAAAAGGAATGCTTCTTTCAGATTTTGATGCAGTCGCAGAATTATTTCTTATAATGTAAACTTCACATCCTTTTGCTTCCAGATACAGTAAGCGCATCCCTGACATCAAAGAATGTAAAGAGTACGTCATCACTAACTGGTGAGCATCTTAAGTATCTCAAACATCccgattttatttaatagactGCAGACTAAGTGTTGACCGATCTCACGGGTTTCCAGCGGGGCATTGCGGAGAGAGAAGCGTAACTTCCTGAGGAATGCCCTGAAGGAACTTACCAAGGTTTTGGAGGATGAACCTGCATTGCTCGGACCCAAGGTTTCAACTGTTTTTTActtgattgttattattatttgtttatcgTTTTGCTATATTGAAATGCCCTGTATTAATGTTGAGTGTCAGGGCACACTGAGCAGTATATGTGCTTCCTCTAggctttgtttgtgttcatgGCGCTGTCGTTCTCTCGTGATGAAGTGCTCTGGCTTGTGCGTCATGCTGACAACATCCCCAAAACCAAGACCCCGGAGGACTATGCAGACTCGTGAGTTTCACTGAGCTATGTTATAGATATCTGTGATACACATGACCACCTGACCAGAGGAGAGACCCATACAAACAATCTAGTGGATGGGGTTTATTAGGAGGCCAGTGGAGGGAACATGGCCAGGACACCGGGGTTACTCCCCTACTCTTTATTATGAGCGTCACAGGATTTGTAGTGACCACAGCGAGTCAGGACAAAGACGCTGATCTTTGACAGTATAGTGTCCGGTCTGTTAGGACCCACACAGACCTCCGGGGTGAGCGACCTCTGCTGGTCTCTCTAACACCTCCACCAACAGAAACCTAGTTTACCAGAGTCTCGGTCCAGGTCCTGACCGGCTCAACCCTGCTTAGACCTGGGCTGCAGGCTGATATGACTGAACGTTAGACATTGATTTCAAGATCTTTACATCACGATCTGAGTGTTATTAAGCATGATTATGTGCCAGTATCGGATCAGTGTTTGAGATTCAGTATTTAACTAACACACAATCAATTGATTTTTCTTACTTTTGTTACTGTCACAAAATAGTAAAATCCATGCTGTCGTATATAAAGGCGGTTCAAGTTGATGAAAGCTGTGGTCAGACAAGTTTTAAAGTATTCAAAAACTGaagaatcttttattttatgttttatcttATGTTTGCTATGAATTCTGCTACATTCTCTGCAAATAAAAGTGAAACGCTTAATTGGAAAAGACTATGTTAATATTCacttcacaaaaatatgaaatccaCTTGACAACATACTGACATGCTGTTTCTGTGGTGCAGACAGATGGCCGAGCTCCTCTACTACATGGAGAAGCTGCGCACTCTTTTGGCTCAACACAGATATGTTATACAACGCTACCATCTTCAGTACTTATCACAGTATGATGCTCTAGCACTGAACGACACCATTCAGGTACTCAAACACATGGCACGGCACACTaaagcacaaaacattttctgcattgatTACAACACAAACTCTGGAAATGTTatgacatattttaatatttatataagatGCAAACTAACAGACTTTCTAATTATacaagccaatattttattcgcaacaaaacataacaaatgtttaaatttaaatttaatttaatttaaatgtttaaaatttgatgcctgctatgGATCTCAAGAAATTTGGTATGGAGGCTgaaaaaagcaagacatttttaaaagattcacctgagagaacatctagcaactaaattaattgacatcaggtctaTAACATGATTAGTTATAAAAGGGATGTGTTAGAGAGACAGAGTCTCTCAGAAGAAAAGATGAGGTTCTCCAGTCTGTGAAAGTGTGGAAAAAGATTGtggaacactttaaaaacaatgttccttaaatatacttaaatatctCATCATCATTCAGAGAAACCGTAGAAATCTGTGAAAGGGACAAGGCTGTAGATCTTTGTTAGATGTTGGTGGTCTTCGGGTCTCAGACGATCATCACTTGATTCTGTCAGACGTTActgaatacttccagaaacctctgTCTGTAAACACAGTCCTCCGAGACGTCTGAAGATCTTTCATGATGAAGACACATGTGAACATGCTCCAGAAGCTCTGTAGTGTCCTGTGGATCaagactcatttaaaacacactgttTCAGAGTCAACTAGTGTTCTGTGCTCAGATGAGTCCAGGTTTGACCTTCTTGCTGTAAATCATAGAGAATGTGTTCTCCAGGCTAAAGAGAAGATCTTCGgtgtgttttacatttacatttacatttacatttacatttagtcattttgcagacgcttttatccaaagcgacttacaattgagagtacagcagcgattcatttttttgagagacaaacagacagagtaagtgcttataacacccagtcacagggagtgttcaaattagtacatgccagaagggaaggaataaacaagggggatgagaagagagacagagcagagacagtgagagatttttttttttttttttttttttttttttttatgatgaggtcaggtattgctgaaagatgtgagttttcagcagtttcttaaagattgacagagatccagcattccggataagtacgggaagatcgtccaccagccaggaacagagaacgagaaagttctgagagtgattttgagcctctttgagatggtaccacgaggcgtcgctcgctagcagatctcagacttctagaggtgtgtagatttgtaatagtgagtggaagtagctTTAGCTTTCAGTTCAAAGGCAGGAGCATAGGTTCATACAGTATGAGCAGCTTCATGTTTTGGAAAGCACTATGAATGCTGGGAGATATATAAAGGTTTCAGAGCAACTTATGCTCCTCCAGATGACGTCTATTTCGGGGAAGttcttgtgtatttcagcagaaCAATACTAAAGCACACACTGCAGATATTACAACAACATGACTTGATAGTAGAAGAGTCCAGAGCTgaagtccagatctttcacctgtAGAGAACATTTAGAGCATCattgaatgaaaaatacatcaaagaagaccacaaactcttcagcagctggaaacctataTCAGGCAAGAATGGGACCAAATTCCAACACAAAAAGCTCCCTAAACTCATAACCAGACGTCTTCAAACTGTTgaaaaaagaagaggagaagcTACACCGTGATAAACGTGACCCCTCTCAACCATTTTGACatctgtagcaggcatcaaatttgaaatgagctccttttgtgaataaaatgataaaatttctcagtttaaactgtttttgtctATGCTCTATTGTGAACAAAATATtgaatgtgatttgaaattcttttcgttttcatttcattcaaatttaaaaggtttaaGAAGACTTGTAGTTTGGCTTAATTTCCTATCTTTTGATCTCAGGGTATGCACGTCTGTCCGGAGGAAGAATCGATTCTTATGTCTTCATTTGTCTCAACTCTGTCTGCAATGAGTCTCAAGCACTGTGAGTTCTCTTAGTTTTCTCCACACAGGCTGTGGTCTCTGAACACAGGTAGACCGCTTCTTTGGGTTAGATCTAAACTTAAAGCTTGTTCTATTAGCTTTgggcaagaaaaaaatattgtacattttgtaaatagcATTGTGggtttgtttatatgtgtgatTATATGTACACGTCATATGTGAGAAATAGATATGTTTAACCTAAATATTGCTCAACTGCAAATGTGTAGCATGAACaagttgttatttattttcattctatATAGTGGACGCAGGAGAAGAGTTTGACCTGAAACCATTCAGACTGGACTGGTTTAGATTGCAGGTATGACTAAACTGCATTCAATGAAAGcctaaataagaaaagaaaacagacaaaaatgaaattctgtggATACacactttcattcatttacataattaaataaaaatatgatggGCTCGTTTGTTTAAACTTTCAGGGAGTACTCCAAAGCGGAAAGATCtaaatgcagtatttatttaagagTACAATAACAAACAGTGTGATCCAAACCAGAGCAAATCAGAATAACAGAACAAGGTCTATAGAGGAACTAATAAGACTAAATGAGACACAGCTAATAAGTGCAAGGAGAGATGGGAAATGAAgtccaaaacattaaaaacagtccAGACATAACCAGTAAGATTTCACAGAAGTATACAGCAGGAAAATACaactttatctttttttgtggttttgtgtttctcttaTGATCATGCTgatgataattatttttattattgcaatttattttagcagtttaaagttgtaattttttctttaacctttaatcattctttttataaaataaactacgTACGTGTTTGTTTAATGTGCTTCATTGCTCAGGCTTACACCAGTATTGGTAAAGCTCCTCTGGCGCTGAAGGACTACCCTGAGCTCGCCAAGGTCATGAACATGGCCCAGTTTCACACGAGGATGATGGACAATGTGAACGAACTCCTCTGTGAGACGGCTGATCTCTCTATCCTCTGGTGAGTGAAGCTGTCACATTAATAAAGATGTGCTCATCCACACACactaataagaaatataaaataatatatacaataaaaatagaaattcttgttttgtttaaagagaaACTATCCTGGCAGCTTTTCACTGCACaataaaagtgactttttgGGGAGACTGTTAATCTCCAACATCTAATTATCATAACATTTTCCAATTTGAGCCACAATCTATATTTCAAATCTTCTAAAATCATATTATAGGCTTGTGTGACATCTGCTTTGTTATTCATA
This genomic interval carries:
- the LOC122354326 gene encoding nck-associated protein 1-like yields the protein MAYQCKLAEKLVILNDRGQGVLIRMNHIKKVCTDPKRRPSNLTDKSMESAVKYINRKFPNIDIRGGSQHLSSIQKQKSAILEGLHSYYESFMDVMEFR